A window from Pseudomonas moraviensis encodes these proteins:
- the lipB gene encoding lipoyl(octanoyl) transferase LipB, producing the protein MHGTLGFRELGQMAYEPVWHAMQRFTNERGNAAADEIWLVEHPPVFTQGQAGKAEHLLLPGDIPVVQVDRGGQVTYHGPGQLVAYLLLDVRKLGFGVRDLVSRMEACLIELLASYGVTAAAKPDAPGVYVDGAKIASLGLRIRHGCSFHGLALNVDMNLEPFRRINPCGYAGLAMTQLSDHAGSIEFAEVSARLRAQLVKHLDYAEQTTLTGGID; encoded by the coding sequence ATGCACGGCACGCTGGGCTTTCGCGAGCTGGGCCAGATGGCTTACGAGCCGGTCTGGCATGCCATGCAACGCTTCACCAACGAACGCGGCAATGCTGCCGCCGACGAAATCTGGCTCGTCGAACACCCGCCGGTGTTCACCCAGGGCCAGGCCGGCAAGGCCGAACACCTGTTGCTGCCGGGAGATATTCCGGTGGTGCAGGTCGATCGTGGCGGCCAAGTGACTTATCATGGCCCCGGGCAACTGGTGGCTTATCTGTTGCTGGATGTGCGCAAGCTGGGTTTCGGCGTGCGTGATCTGGTCAGCCGCATGGAAGCCTGCCTGATCGAACTGCTGGCCAGCTACGGCGTCACCGCTGCGGCCAAGCCAGATGCTCCCGGCGTGTATGTCGATGGAGCGAAAATCGCTTCTCTGGGTTTGCGCATTCGCCACGGTTGTTCCTTTCATGGCCTGGCCCTGAACGTGGATATGAACCTGGAACCGTTTCGACGGATTAATCCCTGCGGCTACGCCGGGCTGGCCATGACCCAGCTGAGCGATCACGCAGGATCGATTGAATTTGCCGAGGTAAGTGCCCGGCTGCGCGCGCAGCTCGTCAAACACC
- a CDS encoding DUF493 domain-containing protein translates to MTDTEVKAPKIEFPQTDYPIKVISDTGVGNKDQIIDIVKKHATINDERIDERQSTNGKYTTIQLHIVATDQDQLYNINSELRATGFVHMVL, encoded by the coding sequence ATGACCGATACCGAAGTAAAGGCGCCAAAGATCGAATTTCCGCAGACTGATTATCCGATCAAGGTGATCAGCGACACGGGCGTCGGCAACAAAGACCAGATCATCGACATCGTCAAGAAACACGCGACCATCAACGATGAGCGCATCGACGAACGTCAAAGCACCAACGGCAAATACACCACGATTCAGTTGCATATCGTCGCCACCGACCAGGATCAGTTGTACAACATCAACAGCGAACTGCGGGCGACCGGCTTCGTGCACATGGTGTTGTGA
- a CDS encoding D-alanyl-D-alanine carboxypeptidase family protein, with the protein MNITTFAKRLCLLVPLLLSPAAFAAEMMPSPPQLAAKAYVLMDASSGNVLVENNGDQRLPPASLTKLMTAYIATLEIRRGQIGENDPVTVSENAWRTGGSRMFIKVGSQVTVSDLLHGIIIQSGNDASVALAEHIAGSEDAFADLMNKTVTELGMTNTHFMNPTGLPNPEHYSSAHDMAILARAIIHEDPAHYAIYSQKEFFWNGIKQPNRNLLLWRDKTVDGLKTGHTDEAGYCMVSSAVRDGQRLIAVVFGTNSEVARAAETQKLLTYGFRFFETQTFYQKGTELAQAPVWKGTTSQVKAGLAQDLTMTLPKGQLKKLAASMTMNPQLVAPIAKGDVIGKVEVKLEDKVVHSADLIALDGVEEGGIFRRMWDSIRLFFYGLFN; encoded by the coding sequence ATGAACATCACCACCTTTGCCAAACGCCTGTGTCTGCTAGTCCCGCTGCTCCTCTCGCCAGCCGCTTTCGCGGCCGAGATGATGCCGTCGCCACCACAACTGGCCGCCAAGGCCTATGTTCTGATGGATGCCAGCAGCGGCAACGTGCTGGTCGAAAACAACGGCGACCAGCGTCTGCCACCGGCCAGCCTGACCAAGCTGATGACCGCGTACATCGCGACCCTGGAAATCCGTCGCGGCCAGATCGGTGAAAACGACCCGGTGACCGTCAGCGAAAACGCCTGGCGCACCGGCGGTTCGCGGATGTTCATCAAGGTCGGCTCGCAGGTGACTGTCAGCGACCTGCTGCACGGCATCATCATCCAGTCCGGTAACGACGCCAGCGTCGCCCTGGCCGAGCACATCGCCGGCAGCGAAGACGCATTCGCCGACCTGATGAACAAGACCGTCACCGAACTGGGCATGACCAATACCCACTTCATGAACCCGACCGGTCTGCCGAACCCTGAGCACTACTCGTCGGCCCACGACATGGCGATCCTGGCCCGTGCGATCATCCACGAAGACCCGGCTCACTACGCGATCTACTCGCAGAAGGAGTTCTTCTGGAACGGCATCAAGCAGCCTAACCGCAACCTGCTGCTGTGGCGCGACAAGACCGTTGACGGTCTGAAAACCGGCCACACCGACGAAGCCGGCTACTGCATGGTGTCCTCGGCGGTACGTGACGGCCAGCGCTTGATCGCCGTGGTGTTCGGCACCAACAGCGAAGTGGCCCGCGCCGCAGAAACCCAGAAGCTGCTGACCTACGGTTTCCGCTTCTTCGAAACCCAGACCTTCTATCAGAAGGGTACTGAACTGGCGCAGGCGCCGGTGTGGAAAGGCACCACCAGCCAGGTCAAGGCCGGCCTGGCACAAGACCTGACCATGACCCTGCCGAAAGGCCAGCTGAAGAAGCTCGCTGCCAGCATGACCATGAACCCGCAACTGGTTGCGCCAATCGCCAAGGGCGACGTGATCGGTAAAGTCGAAGTCAAACTGGAAGACAAGGTGGTGCACAGCGCCGACCTGATCGCTCTGGATGGCGTCGAGGAGGGTGGTATCTTCCGCCGCATGTGGGATAGCATCCGTCTATTCTTCTACGGCTTGTTCAACTGA
- a CDS encoding septal ring lytic transglycosylase RlpA family protein produces the protein MQALPNNKPLKLVAFAALAVLVASCTTSRTPTQKTPSTAVRAQPGLDINRAHKDGAPWWDVDVSRIPDATPTLHTGPYKANPYTVLGKTYFPLQESKTYVASGTASWYGTKFHGQNTANGEVYDLYGMSAAHKTLPLPSYVRVTNLDNHKTVILRVNDRGPFYSDRIIDLSYAAAKKLGYAETGTARVKVEGIDPQQWWAAKGRPAPLMLNEPQVAQNSAPVITASAGTVEQWTPPPQQHAAAVVPVQIDAKKNASAPASGQYLQVGAFANPDAAELLRSKLSGMVSAPVFISSIVRNQQTLHRVRLGPIGSPGEIAQVQNSVRLANLGSPSVVTE, from the coding sequence ATGCAGGCATTGCCTAACAATAAACCCCTGAAGCTGGTGGCTTTCGCTGCGTTGGCAGTCCTGGTCGCCAGTTGCACGACCAGCCGCACGCCGACACAGAAAACCCCGTCCACCGCGGTCCGCGCCCAACCGGGCCTGGACATCAACCGCGCGCACAAAGACGGCGCGCCGTGGTGGGACGTCGATGTCTCGCGCATCCCCGATGCGACACCGACCCTGCACACCGGCCCGTACAAGGCCAACCCTTACACGGTGTTGGGCAAGACCTATTTCCCGCTGCAGGAATCCAAGACCTACGTGGCCTCGGGCACGGCGTCCTGGTACGGCACCAAGTTCCACGGTCAGAACACCGCCAACGGCGAAGTGTATGACCTGTACGGCATGAGCGCCGCGCACAAGACCTTGCCACTGCCAAGTTACGTTCGGGTGACCAACCTGGACAACCACAAGACCGTGATCCTGCGCGTCAACGACCGTGGGCCGTTCTACTCCGATCGCATCATCGACTTGTCCTACGCGGCGGCGAAAAAACTCGGCTATGCCGAAACCGGCACCGCACGGGTCAAGGTCGAAGGCATCGATCCGCAGCAATGGTGGGCGGCCAAGGGCCGTCCGGCGCCGCTGATGCTCAACGAGCCGCAAGTGGCGCAGAATAGCGCCCCGGTGATCACCGCTTCGGCCGGGACTGTCGAGCAGTGGACGCCGCCGCCGCAGCAGCACGCGGCGGCCGTGGTGCCCGTGCAGATCGATGCAAAAAAAAACGCTTCTGCACCAGCGTCTGGCCAGTATCTGCAGGTGGGCGCGTTCGCCAACCCGGACGCTGCCGAACTGCTGAGGTCGAAGCTCAGCGGGATGGTGAGCGCGCCGGTGTTCATCAGCTCGATCGTGCGCAATCAGCAGACCCTGCACCGGGTACGCCTGGGGCCGATCGGCTCGCCGGGTGAAATCGCCCAGGTGCAGAACAGTGTGCGGCTGGCCAATCTGGGTTCGCCCAGCGTGGTTACTGAGTAA
- the mltB gene encoding lytic murein transglycosylase B produces MQAMRGWATRCAPLVGLMGLLGSVQEALAGDYEGSPQVAEFVGEMTRDYGFAGEQLMGVFREAQRKQSILDAISKPAERVKQWNEYRPMFITDARIARGVDFWRQHEATLARAEQEYGVPAQVIVSIIGVETFFGRNTGNFRVIDALSTLGFDYPPRAEFFRKELREFLLLAREEQVDPLTLKGSYAGAMGLPQFMPSSFRAYAVDFDGDGHINIWNNPDDAIGSVASYFKRHGWVAGEPVVSRADVRGEQVDEGLTTGIEPVKSVAELRALGWSSHDALRDDMPVTAFRLEGDNGPEYWMGLQNFYAITRYNRSVMYAMAVHQLSEQLVQARGVK; encoded by the coding sequence ATGCAAGCAATGCGTGGCTGGGCGACTCGATGCGCGCCGCTGGTTGGCCTGATGGGCCTGCTGGGGAGCGTGCAGGAAGCGCTGGCCGGCGACTATGAAGGCTCGCCGCAGGTGGCCGAATTCGTCGGTGAAATGACCCGCGACTACGGTTTCGCCGGTGAACAACTGATGGGTGTGTTCCGCGAGGCGCAACGCAAGCAGTCGATTCTCGACGCCATCTCCAAACCCGCCGAACGGGTCAAGCAGTGGAACGAATATCGTCCGATGTTCATCACCGACGCGCGCATCGCCCGGGGTGTGGACTTCTGGCGTCAGCACGAGGCGACCCTGGCCCGCGCCGAGCAGGAATACGGCGTGCCGGCACAAGTCATCGTGTCGATCATCGGCGTCGAGACCTTTTTCGGACGTAATACCGGCAATTTCCGGGTGATCGATGCGTTGTCGACCCTCGGCTTCGACTATCCTCCCCGTGCCGAATTTTTCCGCAAGGAACTGCGTGAGTTCCTCCTGCTGGCCCGCGAAGAGCAGGTCGATCCGCTGACCCTGAAAGGCTCGTACGCCGGGGCCATGGGCCTGCCGCAGTTCATGCCGAGCAGCTTTCGCGCCTACGCAGTGGATTTCGACGGTGACGGCCACATCAATATCTGGAACAACCCGGACGATGCGATCGGTAGCGTCGCCAGCTATTTCAAGCGCCATGGCTGGGTCGCCGGGGAGCCAGTGGTCAGCCGCGCCGATGTGCGCGGCGAGCAAGTCGATGAAGGCCTGACCACCGGTATCGAGCCAGTGAAATCGGTCGCAGAGTTGCGGGCGCTGGGCTGGTCAAGTCATGATGCGCTGCGCGATGATATGCCGGTTACCGCATTTCGCCTCGAAGGCGACAACGGCCCTGAATACTGGATGGGCCTGCAGAATTTCTACGCGATCACGCGTTATAACCGCAGCGTGATGTACGCCATGGCCGTACATCAACTGTCTGAACAGCTGGTACAAGCACGGGGCGTCAAGTAA
- the rodA gene encoding rod shape-determining protein RodA — protein MRRRATLLQRLHIDGPLLILLLILAAGSLFVLYSASGKSWDLLGKQATSFGIGLVAMIVIAQLEPRFMARWVPLGYVIGVVLLIVVDIMGHNAMGATRWINIPGVIRFQPSEFMKILMPATIAWYLSKRTLPPQLKHVGISLMLIGVPFILIVRQPDLGTSLLILAGGAFVLFMGGLRWRWILSVLAAAVPVSVAMWFFVMHDYQKQRVLTFLDPESDPLGTGWNIIQSKAAIGSGGVFGKGWLLGTQSHLDFLPESHTDFIIAVLGEEFGLVGICALLLIYLLLIGRGLVITAQAQTLFGKLLAGALTMTFFVYVFVNIGMVSGLLPVVGVPLPFISYGGTSLVTLLSAFGVLMSIHTHRKWIAQV, from the coding sequence ATGCGTCGCCGCGCGACGTTGCTGCAAAGACTGCATATCGATGGCCCGCTGTTGATCCTGTTGCTGATCCTCGCCGCCGGCAGTCTGTTCGTGCTGTATTCGGCCAGCGGCAAGAGCTGGGATCTGCTCGGCAAGCAGGCGACGTCGTTCGGCATCGGCCTGGTGGCGATGATCGTCATCGCCCAGCTCGAGCCGCGATTCATGGCCCGCTGGGTGCCGCTCGGCTACGTGATCGGCGTGGTGTTGCTGATCGTCGTCGACATCATGGGCCACAACGCCATGGGCGCCACGCGCTGGATCAACATCCCCGGGGTGATCCGCTTCCAGCCCTCGGAATTCATGAAAATTCTCATGCCGGCGACCATCGCCTGGTATCTGTCGAAACGCACCTTGCCGCCGCAGCTCAAGCACGTCGGCATCAGCCTGATGCTGATTGGTGTGCCGTTCATTCTGATCGTGCGCCAGCCGGATCTCGGCACATCGCTGCTGATTCTGGCTGGTGGCGCCTTCGTCCTGTTCATGGGCGGCCTGCGCTGGCGCTGGATTCTCAGCGTGCTGGCGGCGGCGGTGCCGGTGTCGGTGGCGATGTGGTTCTTCGTCATGCACGACTATCAGAAGCAGCGGGTCCTGACCTTTCTCGACCCGGAAAGCGATCCGCTCGGCACCGGCTGGAACATCATTCAGTCGAAAGCCGCGATCGGTTCCGGCGGCGTATTCGGCAAAGGCTGGCTGCTCGGCACCCAGTCGCACCTCGATTTCCTTCCGGAAAGCCACACCGACTTCATCATTGCCGTGCTGGGCGAAGAGTTCGGTCTGGTGGGGATTTGTGCACTGCTGCTGATCTACTTGCTGTTGATCGGTCGCGGGCTGGTGATCACTGCCCAGGCGCAAACGCTGTTCGGCAAATTGCTCGCCGGCGCGTTGACCATGACTTTTTTTGTTTACGTTTTCGTCAACATCGGTATGGTCAGTGGCCTGTTGCCGGTCGTGGGGGTGCCGTTGCCGTTCATTAGCTACGGAGGAACTTCGCTGGTGACGCTGCTGTCAGCGTTTGGGGTTTTGATGTCGATCCATACCCATCGCAAGTGGATCGCACAGGTTTGA
- the mrdA gene encoding penicillin-binding protein 2: protein MSQPIRIKDHEKDARLVRSRVVFGAIVIVSLICVLIARLYYLQVIQYEYHSTLSENNRVHVQPIPPTRGLIFDRNGVVVADNRPSFSLSMTRERSGDWQQVLDVIVEVLELTPEDRVIFEKRMRQGRRPFEPVPILFELTEEQIARIAVNQFRLPGVEVVAQLVRHYPQGAHFAHSVGYMGRINEKELKSLDPVNYSGTHHIGKTGIERFYEPELHGQVGYEEVETNARGRVLRVLKRTDPIPGKDIVLSLDIKLQEAAEAALGGRRGAVVALDPKTGEVLAMVSQPSFDPNLFVTGISFKAYAELRDSIDRPLFNRVLRGLYPPGSTIKPAVAIAGLDAGVVTASSRVFDPGYYMLPNYDHKYRNWNRTGDGFVDLDTAIMRSNDTYFYDLAHKLGIDRLSTYMNKFGIGQKVSLDMFEESPGLMPSREWKRATRKQAWFPGETLILGIGQGYMQSTPLQLAQATALVANKGIWNRPHLARSLDGVKPVDDNPMPNIVLRDPSDWNKVNHGMQQVMHGARGTARKAAIGAQYRIAGKSGTAQVVAIKQGEKYDRSKVQERHRDHALFVGFAPADDPKIVVSVMVENGESGSGVAAPVVRQVMDAWLLDQDGHLKAEYASPITAEATARDE, encoded by the coding sequence ATGTCTCAGCCGATCCGCATCAAGGACCACGAAAAGGACGCCCGTCTGGTGCGCAGCCGTGTCGTGTTCGGTGCGATCGTGATCGTGTCGCTGATCTGTGTGCTGATCGCGCGCCTGTATTACCTGCAGGTGATCCAGTACGAGTACCACTCGACCCTGTCGGAAAACAACCGCGTCCACGTGCAGCCGATTCCGCCGACGCGCGGGCTGATTTTCGACCGCAACGGTGTGGTCGTGGCCGACAACCGGCCGAGCTTCAGCCTGAGCATGACCCGCGAGCGCTCCGGCGACTGGCAACAAGTGCTCGACGTCATCGTCGAGGTGCTGGAGCTGACGCCCGAGGACCGGGTGATCTTCGAGAAACGCATGCGTCAGGGGCGCCGGCCGTTCGAGCCGGTACCGATCCTGTTCGAGCTGACCGAAGAACAGATCGCCCGGATCGCGGTGAACCAGTTCCGCCTGCCCGGGGTGGAAGTGGTCGCGCAACTGGTCCGGCATTACCCGCAGGGCGCGCATTTTGCGCACTCGGTGGGCTACATGGGGCGGATCAACGAGAAAGAGCTGAAGTCGCTGGATCCGGTCAACTACAGCGGCACCCACCACATCGGCAAAACCGGCATCGAGCGTTTCTACGAGCCGGAATTGCACGGTCAGGTCGGTTACGAGGAAGTCGAGACCAACGCCCGTGGCCGCGTGTTGCGCGTGCTCAAGCGCACCGATCCGATTCCCGGCAAGGACATCGTCCTGAGCCTCGACATCAAATTGCAGGAAGCCGCCGAGGCCGCACTGGGCGGGCGACGTGGCGCGGTGGTAGCGCTCGATCCGAAAACCGGCGAGGTGCTGGCGATGGTCAGTCAGCCGAGTTTCGACCCGAACCTGTTCGTCACCGGCATCAGCTTCAAGGCCTACGCCGAGTTGCGCGACTCCATTGATCGGCCGCTGTTCAACCGTGTGCTGCGCGGCCTGTACCCGCCGGGCTCGACGATCAAACCGGCGGTGGCGATTGCCGGTCTCGACGCTGGCGTGGTCACGGCTTCCAGCCGAGTGTTCGACCCGGGCTATTACATGCTGCCCAACTACGATCACAAGTACCGCAACTGGAACCGCACCGGTGACGGCTTCGTCGACCTCGACACGGCGATCATGCGGTCCAACGACACCTACTTCTATGACCTGGCGCACAAGCTCGGCATCGATCGGCTGTCGACCTACATGAACAAGTTCGGCATCGGCCAGAAGGTTTCGCTGGACATGTTCGAAGAATCCCCGGGCCTGATGCCGTCTCGCGAATGGAAGCGGGCGACGCGCAAACAGGCGTGGTTCCCCGGCGAAACCCTGATTCTCGGGATCGGCCAGGGCTACATGCAATCGACGCCGCTGCAACTGGCCCAGGCCACGGCGCTGGTGGCCAACAAGGGCATCTGGAATCGTCCGCACCTGGCCAGGTCCCTCGATGGGGTCAAACCCGTGGATGACAACCCGATGCCTAACATCGTCCTGCGCGACCCCTCCGACTGGAACAAGGTCAACCACGGCATGCAGCAGGTGATGCACGGTGCCCGTGGTACCGCGCGCAAAGCGGCGATCGGCGCGCAATACCGCATCGCCGGCAAGTCCGGTACCGCGCAGGTGGTGGCGATCAAGCAGGGCGAGAAATACGACCGCTCCAAGGTCCAGGAGCGCCACCGCGACCACGCCCTGTTCGTCGGCTTCGCCCCGGCCGATGACCCGAAAATTGTCGTCTCGGTGATGGTAGAGAACGGTGAGTCCGGCTCCGGCGTGGCCGCGCCCGTGGTACGTCAGGTGATGGATGCCTGGTTGCTCGACCAGGACGGCCATCTGAAAGCCGAGTACGCCAGCCCTATCACTGCGGAGGCCACGGCCCGTGATGAATAA
- the rlmH gene encoding 23S rRNA (pseudouridine(1915)-N(3))-methyltransferase RlmH — protein sequence MRLRLIAVGSRMPKWVEEGWHEYAKRLPSELALELVEIPLNTRGKNADVARFIRQEGEAMLAKVGHNERIVTLEVHGKPWSTEQLAVELDRWRLDSRTVNFMVGGPEGLAPEVCARADQRWSLSPLTLPHPLVRILIGEQLYRAWTVLSGHPYHK from the coding sequence GTGCGACTGCGCCTGATCGCCGTCGGTTCACGCATGCCCAAGTGGGTGGAAGAAGGCTGGCATGAGTATGCCAAGCGTCTTCCGTCCGAGCTGGCGCTGGAACTGGTGGAAATTCCGCTCAACACCCGTGGCAAGAATGCCGACGTGGCCCGTTTCATCCGCCAGGAAGGCGAAGCCATGCTGGCCAAGGTCGGGCACAACGAGCGGATCGTCACGCTGGAGGTTCACGGCAAGCCCTGGAGCACCGAGCAACTGGCGGTCGAACTCGATCGCTGGCGCCTGGATTCGCGCACGGTCAACTTCATGGTCGGCGGCCCGGAAGGGCTGGCACCGGAAGTCTGTGCCCGCGCCGACCAGCGCTGGTCGTTATCGCCGCTGACCTTGCCGCACCCGTTGGTGCGGATTCTGATCGGCGAACAGTTGTACCGTGCCTGGACCGTGTTGTCCGGCCACCCTTACCACAAGTAA
- the rsfS gene encoding ribosome silencing factor — protein sequence MTDKDLPKVKRKGTFKSAPLPEAVNTNEPLKGDELVKIAVAALEDVKAQDIQIIDVRDKQSITDYMIIATGTSNRQINAMLDKVREEVKKQGAKPLGEEGKGDSDWVLLDLDLVIVHMMTASARQFYDLERLWAGAEQSRAADAKHHSPENTHEHFTKLNKDQF from the coding sequence ATGACTGATAAAGATCTACCGAAAGTAAAGCGCAAAGGCACGTTCAAGAGCGCACCACTGCCGGAAGCCGTCAACACCAACGAGCCGCTCAAGGGCGACGAACTGGTCAAGATTGCCGTCGCCGCGCTGGAAGACGTCAAGGCCCAGGACATCCAGATCATCGATGTGCGCGACAAGCAGAGCATCACTGACTACATGATCATCGCCACCGGTACCTCCAATCGCCAGATCAACGCGATGCTCGACAAGGTCCGCGAGGAAGTGAAAAAGCAGGGCGCCAAGCCGCTGGGCGAAGAAGGCAAGGGCGACAGCGACTGGGTACTGCTCGACCTCGACCTGGTGATCGTGCACATGATGACCGCCTCGGCGCGTCAGTTCTACGACCTGGAGCGCCTGTGGGCCGGTGCCGAGCAAAGCCGTGCGGCTGATGCCAAGCACCACAGCCCGGAGAACACCCACGAGCATTTCACCAAGCTCAACAAAGACCAGTTCTAA
- the nadD gene encoding nicotinate-nucleotide adenylyltransferase, with the protein MTAPHTGSESRPQRIGVLGGTFDPVHIGHLRGALEVVEALALDELRLMPNARPPHRGTPQVSAQDRLAMVECAVAGLPPLVVDARELQRDKPSWTIDTLESLRAEMPAETQVFLLLGWDAFCGLPTWHRWEELLQHCHILVLQRPDADSEPPDALRNLLAARSVSDPLALKGPSGQIAFVWQTPLAVSATQIRQLLASGKSVRFLVPDAVLAYIDAHGLYRASN; encoded by the coding sequence CTGACAGCGCCGCACACCGGCAGCGAGTCGCGCCCGCAACGCATTGGCGTACTGGGCGGTACGTTCGACCCGGTGCACATCGGCCATTTGCGTGGCGCGCTGGAAGTCGTCGAGGCGTTGGCGCTGGACGAGTTGCGCCTGATGCCGAACGCGCGGCCGCCACATCGCGGTACGCCGCAGGTGTCGGCGCAGGATCGGCTGGCGATGGTCGAGTGCGCGGTGGCCGGATTGCCGCCGCTGGTGGTGGACGCCCGCGAATTGCAGCGGGACAAACCGTCCTGGACCATCGATACCCTGGAGTCGCTGCGCGCAGAGATGCCCGCCGAGACCCAGGTTTTTCTGCTTTTGGGCTGGGACGCATTTTGCGGCCTGCCCACTTGGCACCGCTGGGAAGAGTTGCTCCAGCATTGCCACATCCTGGTGCTACAGCGCCCGGACGCCGACAGCGAACCGCCGGATGCCTTGCGCAACCTGCTGGCAGCGCGTTCGGTGAGCGACCCGCTGGCCCTGAAAGGGCCGAGCGGACAGATTGCATTCGTCTGGCAGACACCGCTCGCGGTTTCCGCCACCCAGATCCGTCAACTGCTGGCCAGCGGTAAGTCGGTACGTTTCCTGGTGCCCGACGCGGTCCTGGCCTACATCGATGCGCACGGTCTGTACCGTGCGTCGAACTGA
- a CDS encoding glutamate-5-semialdehyde dehydrogenase, with protein MTESVLDYMTRLGRAARAASRVIGRASTAQKNRALQAAANALDAARAELAAANEQDLAAGRANGLEPALLERLELTPARIDGMIVGLRQVAALADPVGAIRDMSFRPSGIQVGKMRVPLGVIGIIYESRPNVTIDAASLCLKSGNATILRGGSEAIHSNRAIAACIQRGLAEAELPAAVVQVVETTDRAAVGAMISMPEYVDVIVPRGGRGLIERISRDARVPVIKHLDGICHVYVSEHADPAKAQRIAFNAKTYRYGICGAMETLLVDQAVANDFLPAMAAQFREKGVELRGCERTRAIIEAVAATEDDWHTEYLAPILSIRVVDGLEQAIEHINHYGSHHTDSIVSENLADTRRFVAEVDSASVMINTPTCFADGFEYGLGAEIGISTDKLHARGPVGLEGLTCEKYIVVGDGQLRGQATV; from the coding sequence ATGACTGAGTCCGTTCTTGACTACATGACCCGATTGGGTCGCGCCGCCCGCGCTGCCTCCCGGGTCATCGGTCGCGCCAGCACCGCGCAGAAAAACCGCGCCTTGCAGGCTGCCGCCAATGCTCTGGACGCTGCGCGCGCCGAGCTTGCTGCAGCCAATGAGCAGGATCTGGCAGCCGGTCGCGCCAACGGTCTGGAACCGGCATTGCTCGAGCGTCTGGAACTGACCCCGGCACGCATCGACGGGATGATCGTCGGCTTGCGCCAGGTCGCAGCACTGGCGGATCCGGTCGGCGCGATCCGCGACATGAGCTTCCGTCCGTCGGGCATTCAGGTCGGCAAGATGCGTGTCCCGCTGGGCGTGATCGGGATCATCTACGAATCCCGCCCGAACGTGACCATCGATGCCGCCAGCCTGTGCCTGAAGTCCGGCAATGCGACCATCCTGCGCGGTGGCTCCGAGGCGATTCATTCCAACCGGGCGATTGCCGCCTGCATTCAGCGCGGCCTGGCCGAGGCTGAATTGCCCGCCGCCGTGGTGCAAGTGGTGGAAACCACCGACCGCGCCGCCGTCGGTGCGATGATCAGCATGCCTGAATACGTCGACGTCATCGTTCCGCGTGGCGGGCGTGGCCTGATCGAGCGCATCAGCCGCGATGCCCGCGTTCCGGTGATCAAGCACCTGGACGGCATCTGCCACGTGTATGTCAGCGAACACGCCGATCCGGCAAAAGCTCAACGCATCGCCTTCAACGCCAAGACTTACCGTTATGGCATCTGCGGCGCGATGGAGACCCTGCTGGTCGATCAGGCTGTTGCAAATGACTTTCTGCCAGCAATGGCCGCGCAGTTCCGCGAAAAAGGCGTCGAGCTGCGTGGTTGCGAGCGTACCCGGGCGATCATCGAGGCTGTAGCCGCCACCGAGGACGACTGGCACACCGAGTATCTGGCGCCGATCCTGTCGATCCGCGTGGTCGACGGCCTGGAGCAGGCGATCGAGCACATCAACCATTACGGCTCCCATCACACCGACTCGATCGTCAGCGAAAACCTCGCCGACACCCGTCGGTTCGTGGCGGAAGTCGACTCGGCCTCGGTGATGATCAACACACCGACCTGCTTTGCCGATGGATTTGAATACGGATTGGGTGCCGAGATCGGCATTTCTACTGATAAGCTGCACGCCCGCGGCCCGGTGGGCCTCGAAGGGCTGACCTGCGAGAAGTACATCGTGGTCGGCGACGGCCAGTTGCGCGGCCAGGCGACGGTCTGA